In Seonamhaeicola sp. S2-3, the genomic window GGACACTTGCGTAATACTCAGACGCATCTATAGGAATTAAAACTTCGCCTTTATAATATTTTTGCCCAGGTTTAAAAAGTTTTTTTCCTGTTTTAAAAATGCCTTGAACTTCTGCATAAATTTCAACCCGTTGTTTGGCAACCAGATTACCATTTGCAGGAACAACAATTTTAACATTGGTATTAAAAACAGTATCTGTAATAACTGTTTTTACCACTTTTTCTCTTACAGGCTTGGGTTTGTTTTTACTGTCTATTATTTTTTTAGCCGCCAAAATGGAAGCAACAATTAAAACAACACCTATTACGGATAGTATAATTTTTCGCATTGATTGGTAGTTTAAGCATATAACAACAAAACTACCGCATAGTTTAACTTAAAAGTCTTAAAAAAAACTTAAAAAAAACTAATTACTTAACATATCTATTTCTTCTTGAAGTGCTTCCCACGTTTCCATTAAACTTTCTAAGTCTGTTTTCTTTTGATGATACTTATCAAAAAAATCTGGTTTTGAAGTTACCTCTTCATAGTTAATTTCAAGCTCTAAATCTATAGCTTTAATGTCTTTTTCTAACTGATTTATTTTAGCTTCAACATTACTTAACTTGTTGTTTAAAGACTTTAATTTCTTTTGCTCTTCGTAAGATTGTTGTTTTTTCTTTTTAGGCGTTTCTTTTACTACGGTTCTTTTTTCAACTTCCCGTAGGCTCTCAACTTTTCGTTGTTCCAAGTAGTAATCAATATCTCCTAGATATTCCTTTATCTTATGGTCTTTAAACTCATAAACTTTATTTGTTAAACCTTGTAAAAAATCACGATCATGAGATACCAAAATTAGGGTACCTTCGTATCGTTTTAGAGCCTCTTTGAGTACATTTTTAGATTTAATATCTAAGTGATTAGTTGGCTCATCCATTATCAATACGTTAAATGGCTGCAACATTAATTTAGCCAAGGCCAAACGGTTACGCTCTCCTCCTGATAGTACTCTAACATACTTTTCTACCTCATCGCCTCTAAATAAAAACGAGCCTAAAATATCTCTAACTTTGCTTCGGTTTGTTTCATTAGCGGCATCAACCATAGTATCTAAAACGGTTTTGTTGCCGTCTAAATACTCTGCCTGATTTTGAGCAAAGTACCCCAGTTGCACATTGTGACCCAATTTTAATATGCCCTCATATTTAATATCTCCAACAATAATTTTAGCTAAAGTAGATTTACCTTGTCCGTTTTGCCCAACAAAAGCTGTTTTACTGTCGCGTTCAATTAGTAAATTGATGTTTTTAAGCACCTCCTTGTCTCCATAATTTTTAGAAACCGATTCTGCTTCAATAACTACTTTTCCGGGTGTTACAGAAACAGGAAAATTAAGTGTCATGACGCTGTTATCATCTTCATCAACCTCAATACGCTCAATCTTATCTAGCTTTTTTATAAGCGATTGCGCCATAGAGGCTTTAGAGGCTTTAGCTCTAAATTTTTCAATAAGTTTCTCTGTTTGCTCTATTTGCTTTTGCTGATTTTTTTGCGATGCTAATTGTTGTTCTCTTAATTCTTTACGTAAAACCAAGTATTTAGAATAGGGTTTAGGATAGTCATAAATTCTACCTAATGAAATTTCAATAGTTCTATTTGTAACATTATCTAAAAACATTTTATCATGAGAAACTATAACCACGGCTCCAGCATAACTTTTTAAAAAGTTTTCTAACCATATAATAGATTCAATATCTAAATGGTTTGTAGGCTCATCTAAGAGTAGTATATCGTTATTTTGAAGTAATAATTTAGCTAACTCAATACGCATACGCCACCCACCAGAAAACGTATCGGTTAACTTATTAAATTCTTCTCTTTGAAACCCTAGTCCTTGTAAAATCTTTTCGGTATTACCTTGATAATTGTAACCACCCAAAATTT contains:
- a CDS encoding ABC-F family ATP-binding cassette domain-containing protein — translated: MLNIHNLSISFQGEFLFEDITFKLGNGDRVGLIGKNGAGKSTMLKILSKELEPDSGQIAADKALKIGFLKQDIDFILGRTVLEEAYEAFTEIKALEAKMEAINTQLAERTDYESDGYHQLMVDINELQHQYEILGGYNYQGNTEKILQGLGFQREEFNKLTDTFSGGWRMRIELAKLLLQNNDILLLDEPTNHLDIESIIWLENFLKSYAGAVVIVSHDKMFLDNVTNRTIEISLGRIYDYPKPYSKYLVLRKELREQQLASQKNQQKQIEQTEKLIEKFRAKASKASMAQSLIKKLDKIERIEVDEDDNSVMTLNFPVSVTPGKVVIEAESVSKNYGDKEVLKNINLLIERDSKTAFVGQNGQGKSTLAKIIVGDIKYEGILKLGHNVQLGYFAQNQAEYLDGNKTVLDTMVDAANETNRSKVRDILGSFLFRGDEVEKYVRVLSGGERNRLALAKLMLQPFNVLIMDEPTNHLDIKSKNVLKEALKRYEGTLILVSHDRDFLQGLTNKVYEFKDHKIKEYLGDIDYYLEQRKVESLREVEKRTVVKETPKKKKQQSYEEQKKLKSLNNKLSNVEAKINQLEKDIKAIDLELEINYEEVTSKPDFFDKYHQKKTDLESLMETWEALQEEIDMLSN